The Castanea sativa cultivar Marrone di Chiusa Pesio chromosome 11, ASM4071231v1 genome contains a region encoding:
- the LOC142616573 gene encoding uncharacterized protein LOC142616573: MDEVTSTETSPSSNQEVPNDESSLWQVKAHLLKIPNKGIKPCHKVTPSHRLEMQQMHDQVENDKLERERRSQIPLPPPPLGRGPIPISQFRRHERSDSTNPIDGKRRKVAVNNTLEKAYRNNARHELDSTVARMFYTAGLPFNFARNPYYRNSYAYAATHSIPGYVPPGYNALRTTLLQKERAHVEGLLKPIKDFWLENGVSIVSDGWFDPQRRPLINIMAVSDGGPVFIKAIDGSGEFKDKHYIAGVLKDAIKEIGHEKVVQVITDNASVMKAVGSLIEITDTRFVSVVVMLKRLKLIKRCLQAMAISDQWASYREDDVGKAQKVKDLILSDLWWDNIDYILEFTAPIYDMLRIADTDKSCLHLMYEMWDLMIEKVKGVIYRHEGLEDDQHCSFWSMVYDILIDRWTKNCTPLHCLAHSLNPKYYSMEWLSENPKRIAPHRDYEISMEMSKCLDRYFEDENELSVVKFEFAAFSGGRFPSPAALTDRNKMAPARADDLVYVHSNLRLLSRRNEEYIHTATKMWDIGGDSWNESDIHGGAEILESATLTLDEPELEAIVIVNASTSTTTSESEHLISSNVAPLVLTLYPGFGGLHAITSGAAMLIVG; encoded by the exons ATGGACGAAGTTACTAGCACAGAAACTTCACCTTCGTCTAATCAAGAAGTGCCAAATGATGAATCTTCTCTTTGGCA GGTTAaggctcatttattaaaaattccTAATAAAGGAATTAAACCGTGCCATAAGGTGACACCGAGTCATAGGCTAGAAATGCAACAAATGCATGATCAAGTTGAGAATGATAAGTTAGAGAGAGAACGAAGAAGTCAAATTCCCTTACCCCCACCTCCCCTAGGCCGTGGGCCTATACCTATTTCCCAATTTCGGAGACATGAAAGGAGTGATAGTACAAATCCGATTGATGGTAAGAGGAGGAAGGTGGCTGTGAATAATACTTTAGAGAAAGCATACAGAAATAATGCTAGACATGAGTTGGATAGTACAGTTGCTAGGATGTTTTACACCGCTGGGCTTCCGTTTAATTTTGCAAGGAACCCATATTATCGTAATTCCTATGCATATGCTGCTACTCATAGCATTCCGGGTTATGTTCCTCCTGGATACAATGCTTTGagaacaacacttttgcaaaaagaaagagcTCATGTTGAAGgacttttgaaaccaattaaggaCTTTTGGCTTGAAAATGGTGTAAGTATAGTTTCTGATGGATGGTTTGATCCACAAAGGAggcctcttattaatattatggctGTATCAGATGGGGGTCCAGTGTTTATAAAGGCAATTGATGGGTCAGGTGAGTTCAAAGACAAACATTATATTGCTGGGGTGTTGAAGGATGCTATAAAAGAAATTGGACATGAAAAAGTTGTCCAAGTCATCACTGATAATGCTAGTGTGATGAAGGCTGTTGGATCTCTTATTGAAA TTACTGATACTAGATTTGTTTCGGTTGTTGTAATGCTAAAaaggttgaagttgataaaaagatgcCTTCAAGCCATGGCTATTAGTGACCAATGGGCTTCTTATAGGGAGGATGATGTTGGAAAAGCTCAAAAAGTGAAAGATCTGATTCTAAGTGATCTTTGGTGGGATAATATTGATTATATCCTTGAATTCACAGcacctatttatgatatgctACGAATAGCCGACACAGATAAATCTTGTCTTCATCTTATGTATGAGATGTGGGATTTAATGATAGAGAAGGTGAAAGGAGTAATATATCGGCATGAAGGCTTGGAAGATGATCAGCATTGCTCATTTTGGAGTATGGTGTATGATATACTCATTGATCGATGGACTAAAAACTGTACACCACTACATTGCTTGGctcattccttaaatcctaa GTATTACTCCATGGAATGGCTTTCGGAGAATCCAAAACGCATTGCTCCACATCGAGATTatgaaatttctatggaaaTGAGCAAGTGTTTAGATCGATACTTTGAAGATGAGAATGAATTAAGTGTGGTGAAGTTTGAGTTTGCAGCATTTTCAGGAGGGAGGTTTCCTTCACCAGCTGCCTTGACAGATAG aaacaaaatggctcCTGCACGTGCTGATgatttggtatatgtgcattCTAATCTTCGACTCTTGTCAAGGCGCAATGAGGAGTACATACATACAGCAACAAAGATGTGGGATATTGGAGGAGACTCTTGGAATGAGAGCGACATACATGGAGGAGCTGAAATTCTTGAGAGTGCTACCCTTACTCTTGATGAGCCAGAGTTGGAGGCCATAGTTATTGTGAATGCTAGCACTAGTACTACtactagtgaaagtgaa